The Diachasmimorpha longicaudata isolate KC_UGA_2023 chromosome 14, iyDiaLong2, whole genome shotgun sequence genome includes a region encoding these proteins:
- the LOC135169354 gene encoding uncharacterized protein LOC135169354, giving the protein MTDLHQKHPDDLEEILDGQFEDADANFARPTIRVSEATEDTPTPGPSSLEVNDDITEQKQPEPTPIRIKTRESCIGVPPIDPLNLSAIQNFQLQQIRTKLRGFSERHKELLEMAAQITRLTLDELEGHEKMLEADWNEVVAIQKEFAVNLLPIQEYLAYEGYKKATTWRRDCSKLIYQLKGQLKKEEANTSTKQANQLKRISLITFDGSHSKWSQFRDLFQSLVGKDDSIPPVQTLVRLKEALKGTASQLLSTFTITEENYEKAWDKLVRKYEDPRLAAQALFNRVLSLPKITKANAENLNSNAAATLETFDQLIATTRLPKDQILEQMLVRLLRRSLDTEALRAWELKVGDSKDFPSLKEFTNFVESCARGINAGERLHPKTQTQRPRPASPQGTRRVFTASTQSVDHREATKPSNNCAYCKGLRFIANCDKFIALSPIQRNDFVSTTRLCFNCLGPHIFSKCKTQKTCFTCKRRHHTLIHGGSPHTKGEVHQNEPVASTSKAESAPPKKESSDWNSRRTSPETTLNTATISKAEETHNQKILNNQRGHQSKDTHQRVLLATAQARIQSPRGFTLNIRMLLDQGSELSFISEQLVKSLDLSIMSSSIEFIGIAETNAGRTRGVAPITLYALDGSEQVDLDAHVLKKLTVKLPSFSCKSPRIDPLQGLQLADPDYLKPGPIEIILGADTYGRILKQRVVSSSNTQLVGQQTVFGWILSGPVECKGCSPRISLSAVKESINVQLLELLQRLWTQEELPTTHTSELSPDELQTSAEALGNSKLKASRQLQSVARRLKADDNYAKLYRDFIDEYEALGHMRRAPIEGEPSTSYYLPHHEVLREDALTTKLRVVFNGSSKTSSGISLNDILYPGGKIQADTMNVLTWLRKHKLVFGTDIVKMFRQINVHKDQWNLQRILWHNSQQLITYELTTVTYRLNCSPWLSLRVLQQLAEDKGHRYPAAVETLTKGRYVDDIYGGAETAEKLREIAWQLSGLCQAGGFRLQKWSSNCPQALETLGISSIQSIIQLQEPITRVLGLYCHQTSDTFQYKSKEFDSAVFTKKTTLSEIGQLFDPLGLIAPVVTPGKIIIQDLWKLKLNWDEPLPEDYQRQWKDFRLNLKTLNQISVPRWLRISSKTKRIQIHGFADASTATMGAVVYLRTENLNEPISTVLVCAKTRVAPIKRMTIPRLELNAAVLLTK; this is encoded by the exons ATGACTGACTTACACCAAAAACACCCAGACGATCTCGAAGAGATTCTCGATGGTCAATTCGAAGATGCAGATGCTAATTTTGCTCGTCCAACTATTAGAGTGTCCGAAGCTACAGAGGACACGCCCACTCCAGGTCCGTCATCATTAGAGGTTAATGATGACATCACAGAGCAAAAACAACCAGAGCCCACTCCAATTCGCATCAAGACTCGGGAATCATGTATTGGTGTACCACCAATAGACCCACTGAATCTGTCTGCGATTCAAAACTTCCAGCTCCAGCAAATCCGAACAAAGCTGCGTGGATTTAGTGAACGGCACAAGGAGCTGCTGGAAATGGCCGCTCAAATAACTAGGCTCACGTTAGACGAACTCGAGGGCCACGAAAAAATGCTGGAAGCTGATTGGAACGAGGTAGTGGCCATTCAGAAGGAATTCGCGGTCAACCTGCTTCCCATTCAAGAATACCTGGCCTATGAGGGGTACAAAAAGGCCACCACATGGCGTCGGGATTGCTCAAAGTTGATTTATCAACTAAAAGGGCAACTCAAAAAAGAGGAGGCGAACACCTCAACTAAGCAAGCCAACCAATTAAAGCGTATCTCACTCATCACTTTCGATGGAAGTCACTCTAAATGGAGCCAATTTAGAGATCTCTTCCAATCACTGGTGGGCAAGGACGACTCAATCCCGCCAGTACAGACGCTGGTTCGCCTCAAGGAAGCACTCAAGGGAACAGCCTCTCAATTATTGTCCACCTTCACAATAACTGAGGAAAATTATGAGAAGGCATGGGACAAATTAGTGAGGAAATACGAGGATCCTAGATTAGCAGCACAGGCTCTATTCAACAGGGTCCTCAGTCTTCCCAAGATCACTAAGGCGAACGCAGAGAACCTCAATTCGAACGCAGCAGCTACTCTGGAGACGTTCGATCAGCTGATCGCCACAACAAGACTGCCAAAAGACCAAATTTTGGAACAGATGCTGGTTCGTCTATTAAGAAGATCTCTGGACACAGAGGCCCTAAGAGCATGGGAACTCAAAGTAGGGGATTCCAAGGATTTCCCATCACTCAAGGAGTTCACCAACTTCGTGGAGTCGTGCGCACGAGGTATCAACGCAGGAGAACGACTCCATCCGAAGACTCAAACTCAACGACCACGACCAGCATCTCCTCAAGGGACACGAAGAGTTTTCACAGCCTCAACTCAATCAGTTGATCATCGAGAGGCAACAAAGCCCAGCAACAACTGCGCTTACTGCAAGGGGTTGCGTTTCATTGCGAATTGCGACAAATTTATAGCCCTATCACCAATCCAGAGGAACGACTTCGTCTCTACCACCAGACTGTGCTTTAACTGTCTAGGGCCACACATCTTCTCAAAGTGCAAAACTCAGAAGACGTGCTTCACCTGTAAACGCAGGCACCACACGTTGATACACGGAGGCAGCCCACACACAAAGGGGGAGGTTCATCAAAACGAGCCAGTGGCCTCCACCTCAAAGGCAGAAAGTGCACCTCCGAAGAAGGAGTCGTCAGATTGGA ACTCTAGACGTACATCACCGGAGACTACGCTCAACACGGCAACGATCAGTAAGGCAGAAGAGACACACAATCAGAAGATACTCAACAATCAGCGGGGTCACCAATCGAAAGACACTCACCAACGCGTGTTGCTAGCCACAGCCCAAGCAAGGATTCAATCTCCAAGAGGCTTCACACTGAATATAAGAATGCTGCTCGATCAAGGATCAGAGCTATCCTTCATCTCCGAGCAACTAGTAAAATCTCTCGACCTCTCAATAATGTCATCATCAATTGAGTTCATCGGAATCGCAGAAACGAACGCAGGACGCACGAGAGGAGTAGCTCCAATTACACTCTACGCACTCGACGGGTCAGAACAAGTTGACCTTGATGCCCACGTTCTCAAGAAACTCACCGTGAAGCTACCATCCTTCTCCTGCAAATCACCAAGGATCGACCCACTCCAAGGTCTTCAACTAGCCGATCCAGACTATCTCAAACCTGGGCCAATAGAGATCATATTAGGAGCTGACACCTATGGGCGGATCCTCAAGCAGAGAGTAGTCAGCTCCAGTAACACTCAATTAGTTGGCCAACAAACCGTATTCGGATGGATCCTATCCGGACCAGTTGAATGCAAAGGTTGTTCACCAAGGATTTCATTATCGGCCGTAAAGGAATCCATAAATGTACAACTGCTAGAGCTTCTTCAAAGATTATGGACTCAGGAAGAATTACCAACAACGCACACCTCAGAGCTATCACCAGATGAACTCCA GACATCAGCAGAAGCACTCGGCAACTCAAAGCTCAAAGCCTCAAGGCAACTACAGTCAGTTGCACGTCGTCTCAAGGCAGACGATAATTACGCCAAGCTCTATAGAGACTTCATCGACGAGTATGAGGCATTAGGACACATGAGGAGAGCACCAATAGAAGGAGAACCCTCTACATCATACTATCTACCGCATCACGAGGTTCTACGAGAAGACGCACTCACTACGAAATTGAGAGTAGTCTTCAACGGCTCAAGCAAAACCTCATCAGGAATATCCCTCAACGACATCCTCTATCCTGGTGGGAAGATCCAAGCAGACACGATGAACGTCTTGACATGGCTGAGAAAGCACAAACTAGTCTTTGGAACAGACATAGTCAAGATGTTTCGACAGATAAACGTTCACAAGGACCAGTGGAATCTCCAGAGAATACTGTGGCACAATTCGCAACAGCTCATCACCTACGAGCTCACCACAGTTACGTACAGATTAAACTGTTCTCCATGGCTATCTTTAAGAGTGCTCCAGCAATTAGCAGAGGACAAAGGCCATCGATATCCTGCCGCAGTTGAGACACTCACCAAAGGCAGATATGTCGATGACATTTACGGTGGAGCAGAAACCGCAGAAAAACTCAGAGAAATCGCCTGGCAGCTGAGTGGTCTTTGCCAAGCAGGCGGGTTTCGACTCCAGAAGTGGAGCAGCAACTGTCCACAAGCCTTGGAGACATTAGGAATATCATCAATTCAATCGATAATCCAATTGCAAGAGCCTATCACCAGAGTCCTTGGATTGTATTGCCATCAAACCAGTGATACATTCCAATACAAATCAAAGGAGTTTGATTCAGCGGTGTTCACGAAGAAAACAACATTATCAGAAATAGGTCAACTCTTCGATCCATTGGGACTCATCGCACCAGTAGTCACTCCAGGGAAGATAATCATCCAAGATCTATGGAAGTTAAAGCTCAACTGGGATGAACCTCTACCGGAAGACTATCAACGCCAATGGAAAGACTTCAGGCTCAATCTCAAGACGCTGAATCAAATCTCAGTACCGAGATGGTTGAGAATTTCATCCAAGACGAAGAGAATCCAAATCCATGGATTTGCAGACGCCTCCACCGCAACAATGGGTGCAGTAGTGTACCTCAGGACAGAGAACCTCAATGAGCCTATTTCAACAGTACTGGTGTGCGCAAAAACAAGGGTGGCTCCTATCAAGCGCATGACCATTCCTCGTCTTGAACTCAACGCAGCTGTCCTGCTTACGAAGTAA
- the LOC135169356 gene encoding uncharacterized protein LOC135169356 translates to MLDLRELETHLWTDSMVTLAWIKGHPSRWKDYVQNRVIKIQDSLPDASWRHISGKENPADCASRGIAPQGLAVHPLWWTRPEWINQDPQEWPSSIDEVPAVAATEARPSLSYPVAMKIYALAELLNRYSRMEKVLQVTATLNRAIERFRRQPVPQRPVLTIRELTEARTFWVKITQAQYFASVHRLLVRNAQVPRSHPLAKLTPTLDELGIIRLGGRLKNSQLDPEEIHPAILPRQSRLTTLVLEEAHRKTLHGGTQLTLAFTLQKYWIIGGRGTVRAHIQKCAICIRHRGRQAQQRMAPLPAVRTSPTRAFLHTGVDYAGPLPILKWRPTNAQPSMVHIAVFVCFSTSAVHLELVSRQTTNAFIGAYKRFTGRRGIPEVMYSDNPTTFVGAASILKTLYNQPSRENLEIQAALTTQRTQWSFSPPRVPHFGGKWEAAVKSTKFHLKRVLGSSTFTYEELNSILIQIEACLNSRPITPMTDDAEDLQALTPGHFLIGEPLQIIPEPTILNREPRKLQRWNLVTQKIQQFWSRWARECLQRYQAIYKWNQRERNIEVGDMVLMIDEDYPPEKWPLARVIEIHPGADGLTRVATIRCSKASVPTQQNGTPILERITSTSSIFKRPIAKLCLLPTDPPPAEQPPEEEPEQEED, encoded by the coding sequence ATGCTCGACCTCAGGGAATTAGAAACGCACCTATGGACAGATTCTATGGTAACCCTGGCATGGATCAAAGGACACCCCTCAAGATGGAAAGACTACGTCCAAAACCGAGTCATCAAAATCCAGGACTCACTCCCAGATGCAAGCTGGAGACATATCAGCGGCAAGGAGAATCCAGCCGACTGTGCCTCAAGAGGAATTGCTCCTCAAGGACTAGCAGTACATCCCCTATGGTGGACCCGACCTGAATGGATTAATCAGGATCCCCAGGAATGGCCTTCCTCAATAGACGAAGTTCCAGCAGTAGCAGCAACCGAAGCAAGACCATCACTATCCTATCCAGTGGCCATGAAGATCTATGCCTTAGCCGAACTACTCAACAGGTACTCCAGAATGGAAAAGGTACTCCAAGTAACAGCGACACTGAACAGAGCAATCGAGCGATTTAGAAGACAGCCAGTTCCCCAGAGGCCCGTCCTCACCATCAGGGAACTCACCGAGGCCAGGACATTCTGGGTAAAAATAACTCAAGCTCAATATTTTGCTTCTGTTCATAGGTTGCTCGTGAGAAACGCTCAAGTACCACGGAGTCATCCTCTGGCAAAGTTAACGCCCACTCTAGACGAACTCGGAATTATCCGACTAGGAGGCCGTCTAAAAAACTCACAGCTGGATCCCGAAGAGATTCACCCGGCAATCCTGCCTCGACAGTCTCGACTAACGACGTTAGTCCTCGAAGAAGCTCACCGAAAAACTCTACACGGTGGGACACAACTCACCCTAGCTTTCACGCTACAGAAGTACTGGATCATCGGTGGCAGAGGCACTGTTAGAGCCCATATCCAGAAATGTGCCATCTGCATCAGACACCGAGGACGCCAGGCTCAACAGCGAATGGCACCACTGCCGGCTGTTAGAACTTCACCAACACGAGCATTCCTCCACACGGGAGTGGACTATGCAGGTCCACTTCCCATTCTAAAATGGCGGCCTACAAACGCCCAACCATCTATGGTGCATATTGCAGTTTTTGtctgtttcagcacatcaGCTGTTCATCTCGAGCTCGTGTCCAGGCAGACGACAAATGCCTTCATAGGGGCATATAAGAGATTCACCGGAAGAAGAGGAATCCCCGAAGTGATGTACAGCGATAACCCCACTACATTTGTTGGCGCAGCATCAATACTCAAGACGCTGTACAATCAACCCTCTAGAGAGAACCTCGAGATTCAAGCTGCCCTCACCACACAGAGGACTCAATGGAGCTTCTCACCACCGAGAGTACCCCACTTTGGTGGCAAATGGGAGGCAGCTGTGAAATCCACCAAGTTCCACCTCAAGAGAGTCCTCGGATCATCAACATTCACCTACGAGGAACTCAACAGCATCCTCATCCAAATCGAGGCCTGCCTGAATTCGAGGCCAATCACTCCAATGACGGATGACGCAGAAGACCTCCAAGCACTCACCCCAGGACATTTCCTGATCGGTGAGCCACTCCAGATCATACCAGAACCAACCATCCTCAACAGAGAGCCCAGAAAACTACAAAGATGGAATCTGGTTACTCAAAAAATCCAGCAGTTCTGGTCCAGATGGGCTAGAGAGTGTCTCCAACGATATCAAGCCATCTATAAGTGGAaccagagagagaggaacatcgAGGTTGGAGACATGGTCCTGATGATCGACGAAGATTATCCTCCAGAAAAATGGCCCCTCGCAAGAGTAATAGAAATTCACCCAGGAGCAGACGGCCTAACCAGAGTGGCAACCATCAGGTGTTCAAAAGCATCAGTTCCAACCCAACAAAATGGAACTCCCATCTTAGAGAGGATCACCAGCACCAGCTCAATCTTCAAAAGACCCATCGCCAAGCTCTGCCTCCTACCGACAGATCCACCTCCAGCAGAACAACCTCCAGAGGAGGAGCCAGAGCAAGAAGAGGATTAG